A DNA window from Hordeum vulgare subsp. vulgare chromosome 1H, MorexV3_pseudomolecules_assembly, whole genome shotgun sequence contains the following coding sequences:
- the LOC123408219 gene encoding LEC14B protein-like isoform X1, giving the protein MRSKRKTCHGGPSQQEQDSPAVANEVFVIDEEVSHLTRLKSEPSEKTRACLHAGKSHISTFKLLSSRESNRSGFGRFSSADCSYALRKHLPVRGPWCVDSMDCAAYISQFSLDGSLLIGAFRGGRIRIYNADKKWKIHKDITCKSLRWTVSDIALSPDQQYLAYSSLSPTVHIVNVQNAPKQSHANITDVHEGLNFSAADDESSFGIFSIKFSKDGRELVVGNSNESICIYDLGANKVTERIHAHVADVNAVTFADESGGVLYSGSDDSLCKVWDRRCHNRAKPVGVLAGHLDGVTFIDSHGDGHYFISNCKDQTIKLWDIRKLSSATKDCTPKAYEWDYRWMTYPSEARFLKHPYDQSLATFRGHSVLRTLIRCYFSPMHSTGQRYIYTGSSDQCVYIYDVATGNVVETLKWHGSIVRDCSWHPHLPTLVSSSWDGYLVRWEATEEEDDDPTTLNKGKQKMCAEGYTFTL; this is encoded by the exons AGTTGCTAATGAAGTGTttgtcattgacgaggaggtttccCATCTTACCAGGCTTAAATCAGAGCCAAGTGAGAAAACTCGTGCATGCCTTCATGCTGGCAAGAGCCATATCTCTACATTCAAGCTGTTGTCATCAAGAGAATCCAATCGCTCCGGATTTGGTAGATTCTCTTCAGCCGATTGCTCTTATGCTCTTCGCAAACACCTACCAGTAAGAGGCCCGTGGTGTGTTGATAGCATGGATTGCGCAGCATACATCtcacaattctctttggatggttCTCTACTAATTGGTGCGTTTCGG GGAGGCCGTATCAGAATCTATAACGCTGACAAAAAATGGAAGATCCACAAGGATATAACCTGCAAAAGTCTGCGGTGGACAGTATCAGATATTGCTCTCTCACCTGATCAACAATACCTA GCATATTCCAGTCTGTCCCCTACTGTTCACATAGTAAATGTTCAGAATGCTCCGAAGCAGTCACATGCTAATATTACA GATGTTCATGAGGGTTTGAATTTTTCTGCTGCTGATGATGAATCCTCCTTTGGAATATTTTCAATAAAGTTTTCAAAAGATGGGCGTGAACTTGTTGTTGGAAACAGCAATGAGTCAATATGTATTTATGATCTTGGAGCAAACAAAGTGACAGAGCGAATtcatgctcatgtg GCTGATGTTAATGCGGTCACGTTCGCTGATGAATCTGGTGGTGTCTTGTACTCCGGAAGTGATGATAGCCTCTGTAAG GTGTGGGATAGGCGTTGCCACAACAGAGCGAAACCAGTAGGTGTTTTGGCAGGTCATTTAGATGGAGTTACATTTATTGATAGCCATGGAGACGGGCATTATTTCATCTCCAACTGCAAGGATCAGACTATTAAACTATGGGATATCAGAAAATTGTCCTCGGCTACGAAGGA CTGCACACCAAAAGCATACGAATGGGATTACAGATGGATGACCTATCCATCAGAAGCCCGATTTTTGAAGCATCCATATGATCAATCGCTAGCCACATTCAGAGGCCATTCGGTGTTGCGCACACTTATCCGTTGCTACTTTTCCCCAATGCACAG CACAGGTCAGAGGTATATATACACAGGATCTAGTGACCAATGTGTCTATATTTATGATGTG GCCACTGGAAACGTTGTTGAAACACTCAAATGGCATGGATCGATCGTCAGAGATTGTTCCTGGCACCCGCACCTCCCGACGCTCGTTAGCTCTTCGTGGGACGGCTATCTGGTACGGTGGGAAGcaacggaggaggaggacgacgacccaACCACCCTCAATAAAGGGAAGCAGAAGATGTGTGCGGAGGGATACACATTCACGCTGTAG
- the LOC123408219 gene encoding LEC14B protein-like isoform X2, with protein sequence MRSKRKTCHGGPSQQEQDSPAVANEVFVIDEEVSHLTRLKSEPSEKTRACLHAGKSHISTFKLLSSRESNRSGFGRFSSADCSYALRKHLPVRGPWCVDSMDCAAYISQFSLDGSLLIGAFRGGRIRIYNADKKWKIHKDITCKSLRWTVSDIALSPDQQYLAYSSLSPTVHIVNVQNAPKQSHANITDVHEGLNFSAADDESSFGIFSIKFSKDGRELVVGNSNESICIYDLGANKVTERIHAHVADVNAVTFADESGGVLYSGSDDSLCKVWDRRCHNRAKPVGVLAGHLDGVTFIDSHGDGHYFISNCKDQTIKLWDIRKLSSATKDCTPKAYEWDYRWMTYPSEARFLKHPYDQSLATFRGHSVLRTLIRCYFSPMHRSEVYIHRI encoded by the exons AGTTGCTAATGAAGTGTttgtcattgacgaggaggtttccCATCTTACCAGGCTTAAATCAGAGCCAAGTGAGAAAACTCGTGCATGCCTTCATGCTGGCAAGAGCCATATCTCTACATTCAAGCTGTTGTCATCAAGAGAATCCAATCGCTCCGGATTTGGTAGATTCTCTTCAGCCGATTGCTCTTATGCTCTTCGCAAACACCTACCAGTAAGAGGCCCGTGGTGTGTTGATAGCATGGATTGCGCAGCATACATCtcacaattctctttggatggttCTCTACTAATTGGTGCGTTTCGG GGAGGCCGTATCAGAATCTATAACGCTGACAAAAAATGGAAGATCCACAAGGATATAACCTGCAAAAGTCTGCGGTGGACAGTATCAGATATTGCTCTCTCACCTGATCAACAATACCTA GCATATTCCAGTCTGTCCCCTACTGTTCACATAGTAAATGTTCAGAATGCTCCGAAGCAGTCACATGCTAATATTACA GATGTTCATGAGGGTTTGAATTTTTCTGCTGCTGATGATGAATCCTCCTTTGGAATATTTTCAATAAAGTTTTCAAAAGATGGGCGTGAACTTGTTGTTGGAAACAGCAATGAGTCAATATGTATTTATGATCTTGGAGCAAACAAAGTGACAGAGCGAATtcatgctcatgtg GCTGATGTTAATGCGGTCACGTTCGCTGATGAATCTGGTGGTGTCTTGTACTCCGGAAGTGATGATAGCCTCTGTAAG GTGTGGGATAGGCGTTGCCACAACAGAGCGAAACCAGTAGGTGTTTTGGCAGGTCATTTAGATGGAGTTACATTTATTGATAGCCATGGAGACGGGCATTATTTCATCTCCAACTGCAAGGATCAGACTATTAAACTATGGGATATCAGAAAATTGTCCTCGGCTACGAAGGA CTGCACACCAAAAGCATACGAATGGGATTACAGATGGATGACCTATCCATCAGAAGCCCGATTTTTGAAGCATCCATATGATCAATCGCTAGCCACATTCAGAGGCCATTCGGTGTTGCGCACACTTATCCGTTGCTACTTTTCCCCAATGCACAG GTCAGAGGTATATATACACAGGATCTAG